A window of Sandaracinaceae bacterium contains these coding sequences:
- a CDS encoding UTP--glucose-1-phosphate uridylyltransferase — MSSPHDLELDAETTALLQRYGFDGETFASLRARLDRGEAGDDANRIEGAVRPPEDDDVRALPELGSADRERLTAKGRAAMAAGKVGIVVLAGGMATRFGGVVKASVDAVDGQSFLALKLQDARRLAETLDATIPMFAMTSFATHDEVERLGAEMSTARAPVTTFAQFISLRLTSDGALFTDEDGAASPYAPGHGDLPDALRRSGALKAFRESGGELLYMSNVDNLGATLDPAIIGAHLEANEASGAKITAEVVAKEPGDKGGAPARVDGDLQIVEAFRFPDDFDQDTIGVFNTNSFVLDAEALDRDFPLTWFAVRKKVDGREAVQFEHLVGQLTAFLPSAFVKVARSGADGRFQPVKDPAELEARRPEIRALLKARGVL, encoded by the coding sequence ATGAGCTCCCCCCACGACCTCGAACTAGACGCCGAGACGACGGCGCTTCTTCAACGCTACGGCTTCGACGGCGAGACCTTCGCCTCCCTCCGAGCGCGCCTGGACCGCGGCGAGGCGGGCGATGACGCCAACCGCATCGAAGGCGCGGTCCGCCCTCCCGAGGACGACGACGTGCGCGCCCTCCCCGAGCTCGGCAGCGCCGATCGCGAGCGGCTGACCGCGAAGGGGCGCGCCGCGATGGCGGCCGGCAAGGTCGGCATCGTCGTGCTCGCCGGCGGCATGGCGACCCGCTTCGGCGGGGTGGTCAAGGCGTCGGTCGACGCCGTGGACGGGCAGAGCTTCCTCGCGCTGAAGCTCCAGGACGCGCGTCGGCTCGCGGAGACCCTGGACGCGACGATCCCCATGTTCGCGATGACGAGCTTCGCCACGCACGACGAGGTGGAGCGACTCGGGGCCGAGATGAGCACCGCGCGCGCGCCCGTCACGACCTTCGCGCAGTTCATCTCGCTGCGCCTCACGAGCGACGGCGCGCTCTTCACGGACGAGGACGGCGCGGCCTCCCCCTACGCGCCCGGGCACGGCGACCTGCCCGACGCGCTGCGGCGCTCGGGCGCCTTGAAGGCGTTCCGCGAGAGCGGCGGCGAGCTGCTCTACATGTCCAACGTGGACAACCTCGGCGCCACGCTCGACCCCGCGATCATCGGCGCGCACCTCGAGGCGAACGAAGCGTCGGGCGCGAAGATCACGGCCGAGGTGGTGGCCAAGGAGCCCGGCGACAAGGGCGGCGCGCCCGCGCGCGTCGACGGCGACCTGCAGATCGTGGAAGCCTTCCGCTTCCCCGATGACTTCGATCAGGACACCATCGGCGTCTTCAACACCAACTCCTTCGTCCTCGACGCCGAGGCGCTGGATCGGGACTTCCCCCTGACGTGGTTCGCGGTACGCAAGAAGGTCGACGGGCGCGAGGCGGTGCAGTTCGAGCATCTCGTCGGTCAGCTCACCGCGTTCCTGCCGAGCGCGTTCGTGAAGGTCGCGCGCAGCGGGGCGGACGGGCGCTTCCAGCCGGTCAAGGATCCCGCGGAGCTGGAGGCGCGGCGGCCCGAGATCCGCGCGCTGCTGAAGGCCCGCGGCGTGCTCTGA
- a CDS encoding energy transducer TonB, whose translation MSGRSSAGLLLPPAVVLAAAVVFSVGLHVPAYVGLGMLKVLLEEAPAPAAPMEVEIVDSRPVPPTADEPSDDPAPIDERDDEEPERPRLARAEPEPEPEPQRAEPEPEPEPVEADQVEMPQLRPPPPPPEERELVRVEQHAQNPDEPPPEDAQHAAEQNNRVEEETLARIRNPNMNDPEPQAATPTEALPPAEDEGDSAEEEVAELQEVEGSDERDPTREEIRTPPPPRPTRAPSRSRTPAVAEAARGDGRRGASEGDGRPQEAAGGGRTARGGGESVPTREVVVSDGLGTWRMRVPDPDAVAGEGEGEGGGPAIAGRGTGTEGEGSGAGRAGRSRRRARGGSAGGRGAPNLRMSWTQFASVYGEEELERERELRLEQRRSESRGAARQRHWQQFRAAMEHHDVRVRPGNQTALNARMDPFATYIARMHNARIHPRFAGDYLHHVPPSVAQTFQANPNMHTKLEIGIDAEGRVAHISVIGTSGDLMFDLGAFEAIMRSQPFEATPANIRSPDGLVYLHWSFYRNQRQCGTFNARGFILSTAPDRDRGDDADPVMDRSTVFGGREPEPAPPEDSAGDDDTAAPPPEAIDGPE comes from the coding sequence GTGAGCGGGAGAAGCTCGGCGGGGCTGCTGCTGCCTCCGGCCGTCGTCCTGGCGGCCGCGGTGGTGTTTTCCGTCGGCTTGCACGTGCCCGCCTATGTCGGGCTGGGCATGCTGAAGGTCCTGCTCGAGGAGGCCCCGGCTCCGGCCGCGCCGATGGAGGTGGAGATCGTCGACTCCCGGCCGGTGCCGCCCACCGCCGACGAGCCGTCGGACGATCCCGCGCCGATCGACGAGCGAGACGATGAGGAGCCCGAGCGACCGCGCCTGGCGCGCGCCGAGCCCGAGCCCGAGCCGGAGCCGCAGCGCGCGGAGCCGGAGCCCGAGCCGGAGCCCGTGGAGGCCGACCAGGTCGAGATGCCGCAGCTGCGTCCGCCGCCGCCGCCGCCCGAGGAGCGGGAGCTGGTCCGGGTGGAGCAGCACGCCCAGAACCCCGACGAGCCGCCGCCCGAGGACGCGCAGCACGCCGCCGAGCAGAACAACCGCGTCGAGGAAGAGACGTTGGCGCGGATCCGCAACCCCAACATGAACGACCCGGAGCCGCAGGCGGCGACGCCGACCGAGGCCCTGCCGCCGGCCGAGGACGAAGGGGACTCGGCCGAGGAGGAGGTCGCGGAGCTGCAGGAGGTCGAGGGCAGCGACGAGCGCGACCCGACGCGCGAGGAGATCCGCACGCCGCCTCCGCCGCGCCCCACGCGAGCCCCGTCGCGCTCGCGCACGCCTGCCGTCGCGGAGGCCGCGCGCGGCGACGGTCGACGCGGCGCGTCCGAGGGAGACGGGCGCCCGCAGGAGGCGGCCGGAGGCGGACGCACCGCGCGCGGCGGGGGCGAGAGCGTGCCCACCCGCGAGGTCGTCGTCTCGGATGGGCTCGGCACCTGGCGCATGCGCGTCCCCGACCCGGACGCGGTCGCGGGCGAGGGCGAAGGCGAGGGCGGTGGCCCGGCCATCGCGGGGCGAGGCACGGGCACCGAGGGCGAAGGCAGCGGCGCAGGTCGCGCCGGCCGCTCGCGCCGCCGCGCGCGGGGCGGCTCCGCCGGCGGCCGCGGCGCGCCCAACCTCCGCATGAGCTGGACGCAGTTCGCGAGCGTCTACGGCGAGGAGGAGCTCGAGCGCGAGCGGGAGCTGCGCCTCGAGCAGCGGCGGAGCGAGAGCCGCGGAGCCGCGCGTCAACGACACTGGCAGCAGTTCCGCGCGGCGATGGAGCATCACGACGTCCGCGTCCGACCCGGGAACCAGACCGCGCTCAACGCGCGCATGGACCCCTTCGCGACGTACATCGCGCGCATGCACAACGCGCGGATCCACCCGCGCTTCGCGGGCGACTACCTCCATCACGTCCCGCCGTCGGTCGCCCAGACCTTCCAGGCGAACCCGAACATGCACACCAAGCTCGAGATCGGCATCGACGCCGAGGGCCGGGTGGCGCACATCAGCGTGATCGGCACGAGCGGCGACCTCATGTTCGACCTCGGCGCCTTCGAGGCGATCATGCGCTCGCAGCCCTTCGAGGCCACGCCCGCGAACATCCGCTCGCCCGACGGCCTCGTCTACCTGCACTGGAGCTTCTACCGGAACCAGCGCCAGTGCGGCACGTTCAACGCCCGCGGCTTCATCCTCTCGACGGCCCCGGACCGCGACCGCGGCGACGACGCGGACCCCGTCATGGATCGCTCGACGGTCTTCGGAGGCCGAGAGCCCGAGCCGGCGCCGCCCGAAGATTCGGCAGGGGACGACGACACCGCCGCGCCCCCGCCCGAGGCCATCGACGGCCCCGAGTGA
- a CDS encoding tetratricopeptide repeat protein: MRLACNLVFAAALVSTLGAPRLAAAQDDLEEARSRFELAEGHFRDGDFALALTEFERVHALMSASGHPNAIYVVYNIAVTNEQLGRDRAAIETYERFLRESAPDAPNRADAESRLRELRERMRLAEQDAASEADVEPAPAATGGGGVSPVGVIVAAVGGAALVAGAVVGGLALSDSDAARADCVDGVCPSSARDGIAGAQTMANVADGLLFGGAAVAATGVVLMLVLSDDEAPPVSAACSATGCHAVVRGTF, encoded by the coding sequence ATGAGGCTTGCTTGCAACTTGGTCTTCGCGGCTGCGCTCGTGTCCACGCTCGGCGCGCCGCGGCTCGCCGCCGCGCAGGATGATCTCGAAGAGGCGCGGAGCCGCTTCGAGCTCGCGGAGGGACACTTCCGGGACGGCGACTTCGCGCTCGCGCTGACGGAGTTCGAGCGCGTCCACGCGCTGATGAGCGCGAGCGGCCACCCGAACGCCATCTACGTCGTCTACAACATCGCGGTCACCAACGAGCAGCTCGGCCGCGACCGCGCCGCCATCGAGACCTACGAGCGCTTCCTCCGCGAGTCGGCCCCGGACGCGCCCAACCGCGCGGACGCCGAGAGCCGGCTCCGGGAGCTCCGCGAGCGCATGAGGCTCGCCGAGCAGGACGCGGCCAGCGAAGCCGACGTCGAGCCCGCCCCGGCGGCGACGGGCGGAGGCGGCGTCTCGCCCGTGGGCGTCATCGTCGCCGCGGTGGGCGGCGCGGCGCTGGTAGCGGGCGCGGTGGTCGGAGGGCTCGCGCTGTCGGACAGCGACGCCGCGCGGGCGGACTGCGTCGACGGCGTGTGCCCGTCCAGCGCACGCGACGGCATCGCCGGCGCGCAGACGATGGCGAACGTCGCGGACGGCCTCCTCTTCGGAGGTGCCGCGGTCGCGGCGACCGGCGTCGTGCTGATGCTCGTGCTGAGCGACGACGAGGCGCCGCCGGTCTCTGCCGCGTGTAGCGCGACGGGATGCCACGCGGTCGTCCGGGGGACGTTCTGA